A single window of Nicotiana sylvestris chromosome 3, ASM39365v2, whole genome shotgun sequence DNA harbors:
- the LOC104231583 gene encoding proline transporter 2-like — protein MNSAYALGYAGAVMVPLGWIGGVIGLMLAAVISLYANALIAKIHEYGGKRHIRYRDLAGFMYARIAFVVVWGLQYANLFLINIGFIILGGQSLKAFYILFRDDDEMKLPYFTAIAGLGCVLFAIAVPHLSSLRAWLAASTFFSLVYITITFVLSLKDGINAPPRGYGIPESKPSRAFAIIGATGSLVFAFNTGMVPEIQATLRAPVVDNMLKALYLQFTLGSVPVFAVTFVGYWAYGSSSSSYLLNNVSGPVWVKALANFAAFLQSIISLHIFASPTYEFLDTKYGFKGSAVDFRNMVFRTIVRVGYLAITTFLSALLPFLGDFMSLTSAISTFPLTFILPNHMHLVAMKKQLSTLQKNWHWLNIVFFGFTSATVLVAAFRLIAVDSKTYNMFADL, from the exons ATGAACAGCGCTTACGCGCTAGGATATGCTGGTGCAGTCATGGTACCTTTGGGATGGATTGGAGGTGTGATTGGTCTGATGTTAGCAGCAGTGATATCATTATATGCTAATGCTCTAATTGCCAAGATCCATGAATATGGGGGAAAGAGGCATATCAGATATAGAGACCTTGCAGGATTCATGTATG CTCGGATAGCTTTTGTAGTTGTCTGGGGATTACAATATGCAAATCTTTTCTTGATAAATATAGGATTTATCATTTTGGGTGGACAGTCGTTAAAG GCTTTCTATATTCTCTTTAGAGATGATGATGAGATGAAGTTGCCGTACTTCACAGCAATCGCTGGATTGGGATGTGTTCTTTTTGCCATAGCTGTACCGCATTTGTCAAGTTTAAGGGCTTGGTTGGCGGCTTCAACATTCTTCAGTCTAGTGTATATCACTATAACCTTTGTTTTATCTCTTAAAGACG GAATCAATGCTCCACCTAGGGGCTATGGCATTCCAGAATCAAAACCAAGCAGAGCTTTTGCAATTATTGGTGCAACAGGAAGCCTTGTTTTTGCATTTAACACCGGAATGGTTCCAGAGATCCAG GCTACTCTTAGAGCACCTGTTGTCGACAACATGTTGAAAGCCCTATATTTACAGTTTACTTTAGGCTCTGTGCCTGTTTTTGCCGTTACTTTTGTGGGGTATTGGGCTTATGGATCAAGCTCATCATCCTATTTGCTCAACAATGTCAGTGGCCCAGTTTGGGTGAAGGCACTAGCCAACTTTGCTGCTTTCTTGCAATCCATCATATCTTTACAT ATATTTGCAAGTCCAACATATGAATTCCTGGATACCAAATATGGATTCAAAGGAAGTGCAGTGGATTTTCGGAACATGGTATTCAGAACTATAGTCAGAGTTGGTTATCTAGCAATTACTACGTTCTTGTCGGCTCTGTTACCTTTCCTTGGAGATTTCATGAGCCTCACTAGTGCTATCAGCACATTTCCACTCACATTTATTCTCCCTAACCACATGCACCTTGTTGCCATGAAAAAGCAGTTGTCTACTCTACAAAAGAACTGGCATTGGCTTAATATTGTTTTCTTTGGTTTCACATCTGCAACCGTTTTAGTAGCTGCCTTCAGGCTCATTGCAGTGGATTCAAAAACTTACAATATGTTTGCAGATTTGTAA